A stretch of the Glycine soja cultivar W05 chromosome 13, ASM419377v2, whole genome shotgun sequence genome encodes the following:
- the LOC114382398 gene encoding uncharacterized protein LOC114382398 has product MAASSLFSPVLPYTKFSSSTLRFTNSKNSIFALSCSSPKSIPVTEKEVLQAIADSDGKNLPCVRTYDNDLSQLTLVGTVDFNQALTAAAADGGEVASDHIDAGLDAMVVETVFPAPSSDHATVSTRLFLPARKVKEKATKLRKSFPKDAFSGSASKNVLAMTFRQVVLQQIWSFDLTVFQPGEERKMDDLETPREVHASFALSSSDEYLISVLAEAICISALQSTQIQFLDKAKGGNRGGFFRWFQKPESVQSKDSAIILSKLFEDEIVENARSLLDNYNLMKDGFKPVKIKSGHHWWKPSCYEKLEKIGGSDFSAWASEYVPAYRLEIDTKIVGDSKIEGWKKSAENRWEVLLTHSQMVQLAETLDIYYVDPYSLPYKQLSCGVAAKFANVYNKKGNSFPKLLSFALASGIFLVAISALGQFCLPWLCKERKHSVEHRSLPSSEVNVAMNDFFDTKKLEECCVLAIAKVKDTFGWLGEIKVEDGIGVWIGELPAYLRGEGVDTLSTSENIDADAKVPIQDIASYQVVFSSERKIVGFQPLSRVAVNHWAANPLARELYRGKKLSPSLIEPGLKVPLPEKVIVVELLMSINPDAYFALARRFR; this is encoded by the exons ATGGCCGCTTCCTCACTGTTTTCCCCTGTTCTCCCCTACACCAAATTCTCCTCCTCAACTCTGCGCTTCACGAACTCAAAAAATTCCATCTTTGCCCTCTCGTGTTCTTCTCCGAAGAGCATTCCTGTGACGGAGAAGGAGGTGCTCCAAGCCATAGCTGACTCCGACGGCAAGAACCTCCCATGCGTCAGAACCTACGACAACGACCTGTCTCAGCTCACTCTCGTCGGAACCGTCGATTTCAACCAAGCTTTGACGGCCGCCGCCGCCGACGGCGGTGAAGTCGCCTCCGATCACATCGACGCCGGCTTGGACGCCATGGTCGTCGAAACCGTGTTCCCTGCTCCTTCTAGCGACCACGCCACTGTCTCCACTCGACTG TTCTTACCTGCtaggaaagttaaagaaaaagccACTAAGCTCAGGAAGTCTTTCCCCAAAGATGCATTTTCTGGCTCTGCGTCTAAGAATGTACTTGCTATGACCTTTAGACAAGTAGTTTTGCAACAGATTTGGAGCTTTGACCTAACCGTCTTTCAACCAGGAGAGGAACGGAAGATGGATGATCTTGAAACACCGAGAGAG GTTCATGCATCTTTTGCTCTCAGCTCATCCGATGAATATCTTATCTCAGTGCTTGCAGAAGCCATTTGCATATCTGCACTTCAAAGCACCCAAATACaatttcttgacaaagcaaaaGGTGGTAATAGAGGTGGTTTCTTTCGCTGGTTTCAGAAGCCTGAAAGTGTACAATCAAAAGATTCTGCAATTATCTTATCCAAATTATTTGAAGATGAGATAGTTGAAAATGCTAGGAGTCTATTGGATAACTATAATTTAATGAAGGATGGCTTCAAGCCTGTGAAAATTAAGTCAGGGCATCATTGGTGGAAGCCATCATGTTATGAAAAGTTGGAGAAAATTGGTGGTTCTGATTTCAGTGCTTGGGCAAGTGAGTATGTACCTGCATATCGGTTAGAGATTGACACGAAGATAGTGGGAGATTCCAAAATTGAAGGTTGGAAGAAGTCTGCAGAAAATAGGTGGGAAGTTCTTTTGACCCACTCTCAAATG GTTCAGTTGGCTGAAACACTAGATATATACTATGTGGATCCTTATTCGCTACCTTATAAACAATTATCCTGTGGTGTGGCTGCCAAGTTTGCCAACGTGTACAATAAAAAG GGGAATTCTTTTCCAAAATTGTTGTCATTCGCCCTTGCAAGTGGTATATTTCTTGTAGCAATTAGTGCTCTGGGTCAATTTTGTTTGCCTTGGTTATGCAAGGAAAGGAAACACTCTGTAGAACATAGATCTCTACCATCATCGGAAGTGAATGTTGCAATGAATGACTTTTTTGATACAAAAAAG TTGGAAGAGTGTTGTGTGTTAGCTATTGCTAAGGTAAAGGACACTTTTGGCTGGTTGGGTGAAATTAAGGTGGAGGATGGTATTGGTGTCTGGATTGGAGAATTGCCAGCTTACTTGAGAGGTGAAGGTGTTGATACACTTTCTACTTCAGAGAATATAGATGCAGATGCAAAAGTGCCCATACAAGACATTGCTAGTTACCAG GTGGTTTTCTCTAGTGAGAGGAAGATAGTTGGTTTTCAACCTTTGAGTCGTGTTGCTGTCAATCATTGGGCTGCTAATCCTTTAGCAAGGGAGCTATATAGAGGGAAAAAACTTTCTCCAA GCCTCATTGAACCAGGTCTCAAGGTGCCCCTTCCTGAAAAAGTTATCGTTGTAGAGTTATTAATGTCGATAAATCCAGATGCATATTTTGCTCTAGCCAGGCGATTCCGGTGA
- the LOC114380777 gene encoding 28 kDa heat- and acid-stable phosphoprotein-like, with protein MGRGKFKSKPTGRRQFSTPEDMLAGTSNRPRTFRQKEAEHEEEEPEEVSGDESGEESEEETSKKKGTQGVIEIENPNLVKPKTLKARDVDVGKTTELSRREREEIEKQRAHERYMRLQEQGKTEQAKKDLERLALIRQQREDAAKKREEEKAAKEQKKAEARK; from the exons ATGGGAAGAGGAAAATTCAAGAGCAAGCCCACTGGTCGCCGCCAGTTCTCCACCCCGGAAGATATGC TTGCTGGAACCTCTAACCGTCCTCGAACTTTTAGACAG AAAGAAGCTGAGCATGAAGAGGAAGAACCCGAGGAAGTATCTGGAGATGAATCTGGAGAAGAATCTGAAGAAGAAACTTCT aagaaaaaaggaacACAAGGGGTTATTGAGATTGAAAATCCCAACTTAGTAAAGCCAAAGACCTTGAAAGCTAGAGATGTTGAT GTTGGAAAAACAACAGAACTTTCAAGGCGTGAAAG GGAGGAGATAGAGAAACAGAGAGCCCATGAGCGCTATATGAGGCTGCAAGAGCAAGGAAAAACAGAACAAGCAAAGAAGGATTTAG AACGTTTAGCTCTTATACGTCAGCAAAGGGAAGATGCTGCTAAAAAGCGAGAAGAAGAGAAAGCTG CGAAAGAGCAGAAGAAGGCTGAAGCGCGCAAGTGA